The proteins below come from a single Halostagnicola larsenii XH-48 genomic window:
- a CDS encoding HVO_0649 family zinc finger protein, whose amino-acid sequence MSAQQRRFPFDRLRQKFDETERRCRQCGFVDDDGGWRVRTSGDRVTYQHVCPSCDAIETRELRL is encoded by the coding sequence ATGTCTGCCCAACAGCGACGATTCCCATTCGACCGGCTTCGACAGAAGTTCGACGAGACCGAACGGCGGTGCCGTCAGTGCGGATTCGTCGACGACGACGGCGGATGGCGCGTCCGGACCAGCGGTGATCGAGTCACCTACCAACACGTTTGTCCATCCTGTGATGCCATTGAAACGCGGGAACTTCGGCTGTAA
- a CDS encoding bacterio-opsin activator domain-containing protein: MDTIDTELTEGDADPASNAPAALEHVVDPVVLVRDGAIVYANEAARDEFGLSDDANGERGDAEFGDTWGTLGEEIDETTVGTARTVELEHMDYDARVHRAVDGATIVFSRPAGTDSPASDRAVKARAVNEAPVGVTISDPSLEDNPLVYINDTYRELTGYGFEDIVGENCRILQGPDSDPDAVGEMRAAIDDERPVTVELKNYRKDGSEFWNEVTIAPVYDDRGELTNYVGFQNDITARKEAELEAERRTEELEYTLERVEGLIQDVTDAVAGSETRTELEAAVCERIVEESAYDGAWIGEHNPASREIDVRTAAGQSPADPATGDHPAIETLETKSVAIETIDGATRAAFPLFYNDIEYGALTVRASTERDLSEREVVILSALARAAASGVNARETSRMLATDAVVAVELEITDPAAVPVAVSQAADCRLEYRRSVHRTGAETASLFTAMETSAGESADLAGTLTESAADLETVDLSVLVDRDNTCLIELVTEENVVAWLSDRGVRTQSIIAGDGRARLTLEIPRSADVRSIIDEIEGRYDGTDVRSFHHREPDSETRQEFAARLEEELTDRQFAAIQRAYLGGYFEWPRPATGEKLAESLGVSRPTFHEHLRNAEAKLCRAFFGDE, encoded by the coding sequence ATGGATACGATCGACACCGAATTGACCGAGGGGGACGCCGATCCGGCATCGAACGCGCCGGCGGCGCTCGAGCACGTCGTCGATCCGGTGGTGCTGGTCAGAGACGGGGCGATCGTTTATGCGAACGAAGCCGCTCGCGACGAATTCGGCCTTTCGGACGATGCGAACGGCGAGCGTGGGGACGCAGAGTTCGGGGACACCTGGGGCACGCTCGGCGAAGAGATCGACGAGACGACGGTCGGGACGGCCCGAACGGTCGAACTCGAGCACATGGACTACGACGCGCGCGTCCATCGGGCTGTCGACGGTGCGACGATCGTCTTCAGTCGACCGGCAGGAACCGACAGCCCCGCAAGCGACAGGGCCGTCAAAGCTCGCGCGGTCAACGAAGCGCCGGTCGGCGTGACGATTTCCGATCCGTCGCTCGAGGACAATCCGTTGGTCTACATCAACGACACCTATCGGGAACTCACCGGCTACGGGTTCGAGGATATCGTCGGAGAGAACTGCAGAATTCTGCAGGGACCGGATTCGGATCCAGACGCCGTGGGAGAAATGCGAGCCGCGATCGACGACGAACGGCCGGTGACCGTCGAACTCAAGAACTACCGCAAGGACGGCTCCGAGTTCTGGAACGAGGTCACGATCGCACCCGTCTACGACGACCGGGGAGAACTCACCAACTACGTCGGGTTCCAGAACGACATCACCGCACGCAAAGAAGCCGAACTCGAGGCCGAGCGCCGGACCGAGGAGCTCGAGTACACGCTCGAGCGCGTGGAGGGACTGATCCAGGACGTGACCGACGCCGTCGCCGGATCGGAAACGCGCACCGAACTGGAGGCTGCGGTCTGCGAGCGAATCGTCGAGGAATCGGCCTACGACGGAGCCTGGATCGGAGAGCACAATCCCGCGAGCCGCGAGATCGACGTTCGGACCGCGGCGGGCCAGTCGCCCGCCGATCCCGCGACAGGCGATCACCCGGCCATCGAGACCCTCGAGACGAAGTCTGTCGCGATCGAGACGATCGACGGAGCGACGCGCGCCGCGTTCCCGCTGTTTTACAACGACATCGAATACGGCGCCCTGACCGTCCGGGCGAGCACCGAACGCGACCTCAGCGAACGGGAGGTCGTCATCCTCTCCGCGCTCGCTCGCGCCGCCGCCAGCGGCGTCAACGCCCGCGAAACCAGCCGAATGCTCGCGACCGACGCCGTGGTCGCCGTCGAACTCGAGATCACCGACCCCGCTGCCGTCCCGGTCGCCGTCTCGCAGGCGGCGGACTGCCGACTCGAGTATCGACGGTCCGTCCACCGAACGGGCGCGGAAACCGCCTCGTTGTTCACCGCGATGGAGACGTCGGCGGGTGAGTCCGCGGATCTGGCGGGGACGCTGACCGAATCGGCGGCGGATCTCGAGACCGTCGACCTCTCCGTGCTGGTCGATCGGGACAACACCTGTCTGATAGAACTCGTGACCGAGGAGAACGTCGTCGCGTGGCTCTCCGACCGAGGCGTTCGGACGCAGTCGATCATCGCCGGAGATGGGCGGGCTCGACTGACGCTCGAGATTCCCCGATCCGCGGACGTTCGGTCGATTATCGATGAAATCGAGGGGCGCTACGATGGCACGGACGTCCGCTCGTTCCACCACCGAGAACCCGACAGCGAAACGCGACAGGAGTTCGCCGCCCGACTCGAGGAGGAACTTACCGACCGCCAGTTCGCCGCGATTCAGCGGGCGTACCTCGGCGGGTACTTCGAGTGGCCCCGGCCCGCCACGGGGGAGAAACTCGCCGAGTCGCTTGGCGTTTCCCGGCCGACGTTTCACGAACACCTCCGAAACGCCGAGGCCAAACTCTGTCGAGCGTTCTTCGGCGACGAGTAG
- a CDS encoding archaeosine biosynthesis radical SAM protein RaSEA, producing the protein MSTPTPEVYEQGKGMDAHNQVMREIRSEKEASYDPHEPTRVWLDEDNTPDGVKTSLTIILNTGGCRWARAGGCTMCGYVAESVDGGSVPHDALMDQIDVCLEHETANADEPADLIKIYTSGSFLDEREVGAETRSAIAETFGDRDRIVLESLPDFVDREKLTDFTDEGLQTDIAIGLETATDRVRHDCVNKYFDFADFEDACATAADVENAGIKAYLLMKPPFLAEPEAVEDMISSIERCADVPGCHTISMNPCNVQRYTMVDQLHFRDGYRPPWLWSVAHVLEETADVDAIVVSDPVGHGSDRGAHNCKECDDLVQKAIKDFDLRQDPSVFEQVSCECEATWDAVMDLERGYNQPLTR; encoded by the coding sequence ATGAGTACTCCCACGCCCGAGGTCTACGAGCAGGGCAAGGGCATGGACGCCCACAATCAGGTGATGCGGGAGATCCGCTCCGAGAAGGAAGCGAGTTACGACCCGCACGAACCGACCCGCGTCTGGCTCGACGAGGACAACACGCCCGACGGCGTCAAAACGAGCCTGACGATCATCCTGAACACCGGCGGCTGTCGCTGGGCCCGCGCCGGCGGCTGTACGATGTGTGGCTACGTCGCCGAGAGCGTCGACGGCGGGAGCGTCCCCCACGACGCCCTGATGGACCAGATCGACGTCTGTCTCGAGCACGAAACTGCGAACGCCGACGAACCCGCCGACCTCATCAAGATCTACACCTCCGGGTCGTTCCTCGACGAGCGCGAGGTCGGGGCCGAAACCCGCAGCGCCATCGCCGAGACCTTCGGCGACCGCGACCGCATCGTCCTCGAGTCCCTGCCGGATTTCGTCGACCGCGAGAAACTCACGGACTTCACCGACGAAGGGCTCCAGACCGACATCGCGATCGGCCTCGAGACCGCCACGGATCGGGTTCGCCACGACTGCGTGAACAAGTACTTCGACTTCGCGGATTTCGAGGACGCCTGCGCCACCGCGGCCGACGTCGAGAACGCGGGAATCAAGGCCTACCTGCTGATGAAACCGCCGTTCCTCGCAGAACCCGAGGCCGTCGAGGACATGATCTCCTCGATCGAACGCTGCGCCGACGTGCCGGGCTGTCACACCATCTCGATGAACCCGTGTAACGTCCAGCGCTACACGATGGTCGACCAACTCCACTTCAGGGACGGCTACCGACCGCCGTGGCTCTGGTCGGTCGCACACGTCCTCGAGGAAACCGCCGATGTCGACGCCATCGTCGTCTCGGACCCCGTCGGGCACGGCTCCGACCGCGGCGCACACAACTGCAAAGAGTGCGACGATCTGGTCCAGAAGGCAATCAAAGATTTCGACCTCCGGCAGGACCCCTCCGTCTTCGAGCAGGTTAGCTGCGAGTGCGAAGCGACCTGGGACGCCGTGATGGACCTCGAGAGAGGGTACAATCAGCCGCTGACGCGGTAA